One stretch of Pandoraea oxalativorans DNA includes these proteins:
- a CDS encoding LysR substrate-binding domain-containing protein, with the protein MRITQLRSFHAVAHHGSVTRAAQALHVSQPTMTTQIRALEETYGVELFYRHGRGLTLTPTGRALYSVSLRIFSDEAEALSLLKEHGGLRTGELRLGAVGPHHAMEIVAAFQPRFPGIRISVRPGNSEEMIESLLAYRTDVAVLARYHDDARLHAVPYRTHPVVLLVPRTHRFARRRSVKLADLADEPMLMREPGSTTRHALEAAMQAAGVAPSMAMEIGSREAIREAVILGLGIAAVSAREHTPDARLATVAIGDARVETTTVIVCLAERRASRAIAAFLDVVAGLV; encoded by the coding sequence ATGCGAATTACCCAGTTGCGTTCGTTTCACGCGGTGGCGCACCACGGCAGCGTCACGCGTGCCGCGCAAGCGTTGCACGTCAGTCAGCCGACGATGACGACGCAGATCCGGGCGCTGGAGGAAACGTATGGGGTTGAGCTGTTTTATCGCCACGGTCGCGGGCTGACGCTGACGCCGACCGGCCGCGCGCTTTACTCGGTGAGCCTGCGCATCTTCTCGGACGAAGCGGAAGCGCTCAGCCTGCTCAAGGAGCATGGTGGGCTGCGTACTGGGGAGTTGCGGCTGGGCGCGGTAGGGCCACATCATGCGATGGAGATCGTCGCGGCGTTTCAGCCGCGCTTTCCCGGGATTCGCATCTCTGTGCGACCGGGCAACTCCGAGGAGATGATCGAGAGCTTGCTGGCGTATCGCACCGACGTCGCCGTGCTGGCGCGTTATCACGACGACGCGCGTCTGCACGCCGTGCCGTATCGCACGCATCCGGTCGTGCTGCTGGTGCCGCGTACGCATCGCTTCGCGCGACGCCGCAGTGTCAAACTGGCCGATCTGGCGGACGAACCGATGTTGATGCGAGAACCGGGGTCGACGACGCGTCACGCGCTCGAAGCGGCCATGCAGGCAGCGGGCGTGGCGCCGAGTATGGCGATGGAGATCGGTAGCCGCGAGGCGATCCGCGAAGCGGTGATCCTCGGGCTGGGGATCGCGGCGGTGTCCGCACGCGAACACACGCCCGACGCGCGGCTGGCGACGGTGGCCATCGGCGACGCACGCGTCGAGACGACGACCGTCATCGTCTGTCTGGCCGAGCGGCGCGCATCGCGCGCCATCGCGGCCTTTCTGGACGTTGTAGCGGGGCTGGTGTGA
- the psrA gene encoding iron-containing alcohol dehydrogenase PsrA, whose protein sequence is MTARSRFHNPVDVHFGPGSLDALPELVGNRRAVLVTMPEARALGMSGRIEALLGQRLAGVIDQVSPNPDVRELAPMYGDFWRRHGPCEVIVALGGGSALDTAKLLMVAGDDDRFATLVDALDAGGTFRPTRTKRLITIPTTAGTGSEVTPWATLWDRHVKRKKYSLHLPETWPEAAIVDPVLTRSLPRSVTLQSGLDALSHALEAIWNVNANPVSDTFAVTAAREMMRVLPSLMTALDDMTLRSQAALAALQAGMAFSNTKTALAHSISYDMTIRHGLPHGIACSFTLPTVMRLAIGRRADRDAVLAQVFDGDIASAPERLTAFLNGLGVATEFSAYGVSEPESTAMIAAALDGPRGRNFIGAAA, encoded by the coding sequence ATGACTGCACGTTCGCGTTTCCATAATCCGGTCGACGTCCACTTCGGTCCGGGCTCGCTGGATGCTCTGCCCGAACTCGTGGGAAATCGTCGCGCGGTGCTCGTCACCATGCCCGAGGCGCGCGCGCTCGGCATGTCCGGACGCATCGAAGCGCTACTGGGTCAGCGACTCGCCGGGGTGATCGATCAAGTCAGCCCGAACCCGGATGTGCGCGAACTCGCGCCGATGTACGGCGACTTCTGGCGACGTCACGGCCCATGCGAAGTCATCGTGGCGCTGGGCGGCGGCAGTGCGCTCGACACGGCCAAGCTGCTGATGGTCGCGGGCGACGACGACCGTTTCGCCACACTGGTGGATGCGCTCGATGCCGGTGGCACCTTCCGCCCTACGCGCACAAAACGGCTCATCACCATTCCCACGACGGCGGGCACCGGCAGCGAAGTCACGCCGTGGGCCACGCTGTGGGACCGCCATGTGAAGCGCAAGAAGTACTCGCTGCACCTGCCCGAGACCTGGCCCGAAGCCGCCATCGTCGACCCGGTGCTCACGCGTTCCCTGCCACGCAGCGTCACGCTGCAAAGCGGTCTCGACGCGCTATCCCACGCGCTCGAAGCGATCTGGAACGTGAACGCCAACCCGGTCTCCGACACCTTCGCCGTGACCGCCGCGCGCGAGATGATGCGTGTGCTGCCGAGTCTCATGACGGCGCTCGACGACATGACGCTGCGCTCGCAGGCGGCACTCGCTGCGCTTCAGGCGGGTATGGCGTTCTCCAATACGAAGACGGCGCTGGCGCATTCGATCTCGTACGACATGACGATTCGTCACGGCTTGCCACATGGCATCGCGTGCTCGTTCACGTTGCCGACGGTGATGCGTCTGGCCATCGGCCGCCGCGCCGATCGCGACGCGGTGCTGGCGCAAGTGTTCGACGGCGATATCGCCAGCGCACCCGAGCGGTTGACGGCCTTCCTCAACGGGCTGGGCGTGGCGACGGAATTCTCCGCGTACGGCGTGAGCGAGCCGGAATCGACGGCAATGATTGCGGCCGCCCTCGACGGTCCGCGTGGGCGCAACTTCATTGGCGCTGCGGCCTGA
- a CDS encoding IS256 family transposase — protein sequence MKKIMKETNGRKAQTKSALDELIQQGARQIIEQAVEAELASMLEQYSNVRSIDGRRAVVRNGYLPEREVVTAIGPVPVRVPKVRDRSGSGIRFNSAVVPPYVRKSARVSAALPWLYLRGISTGDMSEAMGIMLGGQVSGLSPNVVSRLKAQWADEHAQWNQRELSLARWVYWWADGIHTGVRSDDSDGQCLLVIIGVKPDGTKERVAISDGYRESKASWAELLLDLKKRGLQSGPLLACGDGAMGFWAAMEEVFPQTKHQRCWFHKMGNVLNALPKSQQARAKKAMQDIWMAATRAEALVAFNHFVDTHSAKYPKVVEKLTQDRDELLAFYDFPAEHWQHLRTTNPIESTFATVRHRTKRTRNCVSRATFLGLAFKLIESAEDSGRRIRAPEKIATMLDGMTFKDGEPVTDSTPAQQPLAA from the coding sequence ATGAAGAAGATTATGAAAGAAACGAACGGCAGAAAAGCACAAACGAAGAGCGCGCTCGATGAACTGATCCAGCAAGGCGCGCGGCAGATCATCGAGCAGGCAGTCGAAGCGGAACTGGCGAGCATGCTTGAACAGTACAGCAACGTGAGGTCGATCGACGGTCGGCGTGCCGTGGTGCGCAACGGCTACCTACCAGAGCGCGAAGTCGTCACGGCCATCGGTCCGGTGCCGGTTCGGGTACCGAAGGTGCGTGATCGCTCGGGTTCGGGCATCCGCTTCAATTCGGCGGTCGTGCCGCCGTACGTTCGCAAATCCGCACGCGTGTCGGCCGCACTACCGTGGCTGTACCTGCGAGGCATCTCGACGGGCGACATGAGCGAAGCCATGGGCATCATGCTGGGCGGCCAGGTCAGCGGCCTGTCGCCAAATGTGGTGAGTCGTCTGAAGGCGCAATGGGCCGATGAGCATGCTCAGTGGAATCAGCGTGAGTTGTCGTTGGCGCGCTGGGTGTACTGGTGGGCTGACGGCATTCACACCGGCGTGCGCAGCGACGATTCCGACGGCCAGTGCCTGTTGGTGATCATTGGTGTCAAACCGGACGGAACGAAAGAGCGTGTGGCGATCAGTGACGGGTATCGGGAATCGAAGGCGTCGTGGGCCGAACTGCTGCTCGATCTGAAAAAGCGCGGTCTGCAGTCAGGGCCGCTGCTGGCTTGCGGAGATGGTGCGATGGGATTCTGGGCAGCGATGGAAGAAGTGTTCCCGCAGACCAAGCATCAGCGCTGCTGGTTCCACAAGATGGGCAACGTGCTCAACGCGCTGCCGAAATCGCAGCAGGCCCGCGCCAAAAAGGCGATGCAGGACATTTGGATGGCCGCCACGCGTGCCGAAGCGCTGGTTGCCTTCAATCACTTCGTTGATACCCACTCGGCAAAGTATCCGAAGGTGGTCGAAAAGCTGACGCAAGATCGCGACGAGCTGCTGGCATTTTACGATTTCCCGGCCGAACACTGGCAGCATCTGCGCACGACGAATCCGATTGAATCGACCTTCGCGACGGTGCGTCACCGCACCAAGCGCACGCGCAACTGCGTCTCGCGCGCGACGTTCCTCGGCCTGGCATTCAAGCTGATCGAGTCGGCCGAAGACTCGGGGCGGCGCATCCGCGCCCCCGAAAAGATCGCGACGATGCTTGACGGGATGACGTTCAAGGATGGAGAGCCGGTGACCGACAGCACACCGGCTCAGCAGCCCCTGGCCGCCTAA
- a CDS encoding DUF4148 domain-containing protein encodes MNTRILAAVVAAASFVSASAFADARYNDNTPDVAAATQSQVSRAEVRAELAQAAANGQLLQSETGAPLVAAAQTQNVATTAPAAAALTRADVRAQLSDRNVFAQDSRS; translated from the coding sequence ATGAACACCCGTATCCTTGCTGCCGTTGTTGCCGCCGCTTCGTTCGTTTCCGCCTCGGCTTTCGCAGACGCTCGTTACAACGACAACACGCCTGATGTCGCCGCTGCAACGCAAAGCCAGGTCAGCCGCGCGGAAGTTCGCGCCGAACTGGCCCAGGCTGCCGCAAACGGCCAACTGCTGCAAAGCGAAACCGGCGCGCCGCTCGTGGCCGCTGCTCAGACGCAAAACGTTGCCACGACCGCTCCGGCCGCCGCAGCGCTGACCCGCGCCGACGTCCGCGCACAACTGAGCGATCGCAACGTGTTCGCACAGGACAGCCGCTCGTAA
- a CDS encoding ISL3 family transposase encodes MLDRKLLESLGGWQGYAVERVEWPEGTGRTLSIYLKPTAKVMLCEQCGARCRQVHETTVRRVRDLPLFEYRVVLHVPRRRLLCEQCGGPRLERLTWLGRYQRVTDRLAAACSQLLQSSNVQAVARFFELGWHTVKTLDKARLRASVREPDWSRIEYLAMDEFALHKGHRYATVVVDPISRQVLWIGPGRSRETARAFFEQLPRGVAQRIKAVAIDMTTAYELEIQAHCPRAEIVYDLFHVVAKYGREVIDRVRVDQANQLRQDRPARRVIKSSRWLLLRNRDKLDRQQAVRLDELLQANQPLLTVYVLRDELKRLWFYRRPAWAKQAWHHWCEQAEQSGIAPLNTFAQRLKGYLHGILARCRHRLNTSIVEGINNTIKVIKRRAYGYRDQEYFFLKIRAAFPGNAQ; translated from the coding sequence ATGCTGGATCGCAAGCTGCTGGAGTCGCTGGGAGGCTGGCAGGGCTATGCCGTCGAACGCGTGGAGTGGCCCGAGGGCACAGGGCGCACGCTGTCGATCTATTTGAAGCCAACCGCCAAGGTGATGCTGTGCGAGCAGTGCGGCGCACGATGTCGCCAGGTCCATGAGACCACGGTGCGCCGGGTGCGAGATCTGCCGTTATTTGAGTACCGGGTTGTTCTTCATGTTCCACGCCGGCGCTTGTTGTGTGAGCAATGCGGTGGCCCGCGCCTGGAGCGGCTTACTTGGCTGGGTCGCTACCAGCGGGTGACGGATCGGCTTGCGGCGGCCTGCAGCCAATTGCTGCAATCGAGCAACGTGCAGGCGGTGGCGAGGTTCTTCGAGCTGGGTTGGCATACCGTCAAGACGCTGGACAAGGCCCGGCTCCGAGCGTCAGTGCGCGAACCGGATTGGTCCAGGATCGAGTATTTAGCGATGGACGAGTTCGCCCTGCATAAAGGGCATCGGTACGCGACGGTAGTCGTCGATCCGATCAGCAGGCAGGTGCTGTGGATCGGCCCAGGACGCTCACGCGAGACGGCTCGGGCGTTCTTCGAGCAATTGCCGCGTGGGGTCGCCCAACGCATCAAGGCCGTAGCCATCGACATGACTACGGCCTACGAGTTAGAAATCCAGGCCCACTGCCCACGGGCGGAGATCGTCTATGACTTGTTCCATGTCGTGGCCAAGTACGGACGAGAGGTCATTGATCGGGTGCGCGTGGATCAGGCCAACCAACTGCGCCAGGACCGTCCCGCGCGCCGGGTCATCAAATCGAGCCGCTGGCTGTTATTGCGCAACCGCGACAAGCTAGACCGGCAGCAGGCCGTCCGGCTCGACGAATTGCTGCAAGCCAACCAGCCGCTGCTGACGGTCTATGTCCTGAGGGACGAACTCAAGCGGCTCTGGTTCTACCGAAGACCTGCCTGGGCAAAACAAGCCTGGCACCACTGGTGCGAGCAGGCCGAGCAAAGCGGAATAGCCCCCTTGAACACCTTCGCTCAGCGTCTGAAAGGCTATCTGCATGGCATCCTGGCCAGATGCCGACATCGTCTAAACACCAGCATCGTTGAGGGCATTAACAACACTATCAAGGTCATTAAGCGGCGCGCCTACGGCTACCGAGACCAGGAATACTTCTTCCTCAAAATCCGCGCCGCCTTCCCCGGTAATGCTCAATGA
- a CDS encoding adenosine deaminase family protein, with amino-acid sequence MTETPGHVPAARTGVQIQQAHRTFFHAMPKVELHCHLLGAVRHDTFVALAEKSNAPLDRAEIDGFYTRGEKPVGVLRVLRALDEHLLSSPDDLHRIAYEYLADAAAYNVRYSEFFWNPTGTVRTSGIPYAKAQDAIVAAIRDAARDHGIVGRLVPSIDREADPREAVEMVEWMRRHRADEVIGIGIDYRENDRPPELFWKAYRNARLAGFKTTAHAGEFGMPWTNVETAVELLKCDRIDHGYTVVDAPDFARECAERGIVFTVVPTNSYYLRTLTPERWAKDHPIRRMPGLGLKIHPNTDDPTLHKVNPAQAWELMFSHFGFSLGDLREFMHNGLDGAWIDDSTRREWHRSFAADFDIARNALTRSLAG; translated from the coding sequence ATGACAGAGACACCGGGCCACGTGCCCGCCGCACGCACCGGCGTGCAGATTCAGCAAGCGCATCGCACGTTCTTCCACGCGATGCCGAAAGTGGAATTGCATTGCCATCTGCTCGGCGCAGTGCGCCACGACACATTCGTGGCGCTCGCCGAAAAGTCGAACGCGCCGCTCGATCGCGCGGAGATCGACGGCTTCTACACGCGCGGTGAAAAGCCCGTGGGCGTGCTGCGTGTGCTGCGCGCACTCGACGAGCATCTGCTGAGCTCGCCGGACGATCTGCACCGCATCGCTTACGAATATCTGGCGGACGCCGCCGCGTACAACGTGCGCTACAGCGAGTTCTTCTGGAACCCGACCGGCACCGTGCGCACATCCGGCATTCCCTACGCGAAAGCGCAGGACGCCATCGTCGCCGCCATTCGTGACGCCGCGCGCGATCACGGCATCGTCGGTCGTCTCGTACCGAGCATCGACCGCGAGGCCGATCCGCGCGAAGCGGTCGAGATGGTCGAGTGGATGCGCAGACATCGTGCCGACGAAGTCATCGGCATCGGCATCGACTATCGCGAAAACGACCGTCCGCCCGAACTGTTCTGGAAGGCGTATCGCAACGCGCGTCTCGCGGGCTTCAAGACGACGGCGCACGCGGGCGAATTCGGCATGCCGTGGACGAACGTCGAGACCGCCGTCGAGCTGCTCAAGTGCGACCGCATCGATCACGGCTACACCGTCGTCGACGCGCCGGACTTCGCACGCGAATGCGCCGAGCGCGGCATCGTCTTCACGGTCGTGCCGACGAATTCGTACTACCTGCGCACGCTCACGCCGGAGCGCTGGGCGAAGGATCACCCGATTCGTCGCATGCCTGGCCTCGGCCTGAAGATTCATCCGAATACGGACGATCCCACCCTGCACAAGGTCAACCCCGCGCAAGCGTGGGAGCTGATGTTCAGCCACTTCGGTTTCTCGCTCGGCGACCTGCGCGAGTTCATGCACAACGGTCTGGACGGCGCGTGGATCGACGACAGCACGCGACGCGAGTGGCACCGCAGCTTTGCCGCGGATTTCGATATCGCGCGTAATGCACTGACTCGGTCGTTGGCGGGCTGA
- a CDS encoding NCS2 family permease: MQTSSPEHNERVAPAGHGQSPAVTAPGGWLERRFAIGKRGSSVRTEVLAGITTFLAAAYLLVVIPSLLATGGMDRGAATTSVMLVFVLFSLLMGFYANLPFVVGPGIGGSVIVGVTLAATEHVAWQTGIAIAFLSGLLFLLLTVIGARSVVARLIPTAIKLGLGASIGLFIAVLGVRNAGMAIANAKTNAFALGDFSKPGTLVALIGLGVAVLLQGRKVPGAILWSILIAALAGVPLGVTKVPESFVSLPHSIAPVAFQLDLKSALTISALPYLFAFFAAEFFSTLGTTLAVGGKAGLLDEHGNMENINRPFLVDSIAATGGALLGIPALTALVESAAGVEAGGRTGLTSIAAAVMFALVCFFVPVALAIPKEATAPALILIGLSMFSTVRHVPFDDFSDAFPVLAMVLLTLLSNSFGTGIAGGLLCYVLVKALMGRFKELPWGLYVLALPLAYYFWTVVGRH; encoded by the coding sequence ATGCAGACCTCTTCTCCTGAGCACAACGAGCGCGTAGCGCCAGCCGGGCACGGCCAATCCCCTGCGGTCACCGCCCCCGGCGGATGGCTGGAGCGACGTTTCGCCATCGGCAAACGCGGCTCCAGCGTGCGCACCGAAGTGCTCGCCGGTATCACGACATTTTTGGCGGCGGCCTATCTGCTCGTCGTCATTCCGTCGCTGCTCGCCACGGGTGGCATGGATCGCGGCGCGGCCACCACGTCGGTCATGCTGGTGTTCGTGCTGTTCTCGTTGCTGATGGGCTTCTACGCGAACCTGCCGTTCGTCGTCGGCCCCGGTATCGGCGGCTCGGTCATCGTGGGCGTCACGCTCGCAGCCACCGAACACGTCGCCTGGCAGACAGGCATCGCCATCGCGTTCCTCTCCGGCCTGCTGTTCCTGCTGCTGACGGTGATCGGTGCACGCAGTGTCGTGGCGCGTCTGATTCCGACGGCCATCAAGCTGGGCCTCGGCGCGTCCATCGGGTTGTTCATTGCTGTGCTGGGCGTGCGCAACGCGGGCATGGCCATCGCCAACGCCAAGACGAATGCGTTCGCGCTGGGCGACTTCAGCAAGCCGGGCACCCTCGTTGCGCTGATCGGTCTGGGCGTCGCCGTGCTGCTGCAGGGCCGCAAGGTGCCGGGCGCGATCCTCTGGTCGATTCTGATCGCCGCGCTTGCCGGTGTACCGCTCGGCGTGACCAAAGTGCCCGAGTCGTTCGTTTCACTGCCGCACAGCATTGCGCCGGTGGCGTTCCAACTCGATTTGAAGAGTGCGCTGACGATCTCCGCGCTGCCGTATCTGTTCGCCTTCTTCGCGGCGGAATTCTTCTCGACGCTGGGCACCACGCTCGCCGTCGGCGGTAAGGCCGGTTTGCTCGACGAGCACGGCAACATGGAGAACATCAACCGGCCGTTCCTCGTCGATTCGATTGCCGCGACGGGCGGTGCGCTGCTGGGCATTCCCGCACTGACGGCACTGGTCGAGTCGGCCGCCGGTGTGGAGGCGGGCGGGCGCACGGGTCTCACGTCGATTGCGGCTGCCGTGATGTTCGCGCTGGTGTGCTTCTTCGTGCCGGTGGCGCTGGCCATTCCGAAGGAAGCGACGGCCCCCGCACTGATCCTGATCGGCCTGTCGATGTTCAGCACGGTCCGTCATGTGCCGTTCGACGACTTCAGCGACGCGTTCCCCGTGCTCGCCATGGTGCTGCTCACACTGCTCTCGAACAGCTTCGGTACCGGTATCGCCGGTGGCTTGCTGTGCTACGTGCTGGTCAAGGCGCTGATGGGCCGCTTCAAGGAATTGCCGTGGGGCCTCTATGTGCTGGCGCTGCCGCTGGCGTATTACTTCTGGACGGTCGTGGGGCGTCACTGA
- a CDS encoding LysR family transcriptional regulator, with translation MATSPRRNENTASRAGEMLTSKAPVASTAAIAVTATPQVPPLPALTLRQVQYFVALAHSRSFTQAAQALSVTQPALTAAIRQIEFLLGGRLFERSAHRLTLTEAGTTILPLAERLLNAARGTFDDMTSTFALQAQTVRIGFIPSVAARLLPVLGSLRDAHPNVRFALSDLPNSELVAALARGEIDLGVGIRDQADEAGHAANTEGFRCDDLFDDEIVLVARRDDALASAESVSWSQLTERDLAVFVRGNVSDSLQRTGGSQNLRLEPKYRMEYTEPLYALVRSGLALAILPKLYTLHLHDPALVALDVIAPRVTRTVALMSLVGKERGPQVSACRDWIAQHLAT, from the coding sequence ATGGCGACTTCGCCCCGTCGTAACGAAAACACTGCAAGCCGCGCGGGCGAAATGCTCACGTCCAAAGCGCCGGTCGCCTCCACTGCTGCCATTGCCGTCACCGCGACCCCGCAGGTGCCGCCGCTGCCTGCGCTGACGCTGCGACAGGTGCAGTACTTCGTCGCCCTCGCCCACTCGCGCAGCTTCACGCAGGCGGCGCAAGCGCTCTCCGTCACGCAACCGGCGCTCACGGCCGCCATCCGCCAGATCGAGTTCCTGCTCGGCGGACGTCTCTTCGAGCGCTCGGCTCATCGTCTGACGCTGACCGAGGCGGGCACCACCATCCTGCCGCTGGCGGAGCGTCTGCTCAACGCCGCGCGCGGTACGTTCGACGACATGACGAGCACCTTCGCGTTGCAGGCGCAGACGGTGCGCATCGGGTTCATTCCGTCGGTTGCCGCCCGCCTGTTGCCGGTGCTCGGCAGCTTGCGGGATGCTCATCCGAACGTGCGCTTCGCCCTGTCCGATCTGCCCAACAGCGAACTGGTCGCGGCGCTCGCACGCGGCGAGATCGACCTCGGTGTCGGCATTCGCGACCAGGCCGACGAGGCCGGTCATGCGGCGAACACCGAGGGCTTTCGCTGCGACGATCTGTTCGACGACGAGATCGTGCTCGTCGCCCGTCGCGACGACGCGCTCGCGTCTGCCGAGTCCGTCAGCTGGTCGCAACTCACCGAGCGCGATCTGGCCGTGTTCGTGCGCGGCAACGTCAGCGATTCCCTGCAACGCACGGGCGGGTCGCAGAACCTGCGGCTCGAACCGAAGTACCGCATGGAGTACACCGAGCCGCTTTACGCACTCGTGCGAAGCGGTCTTGCGCTGGCGATACTGCCCAAGCTCTACACCCTGCACCTGCACGACCCGGCGCTCGTGGCGCTCGACGTCATCGCCCCGCGTGTGACGCGCACCGTCGCGCTGATGTCGCTCGTCGGCAAGGAGCGCGGCCCGCAGGTGAGTGCTTGCCGCGACTGGATCGCGCAACATCTGGCGACGTGA
- a CDS encoding nucleoside hydrolase translates to MTTTTELTDTTTDDRRHSRRSFLRTSLAASMATVGASMAGSAFAQMTKTEGASPLTAEGAPRRTVIIDCDPGQDDAVAILMALGASDQIDLKALTVVGGNVPLNLTERNARIVRDWADKTKTLPVYAGCPKPLMRELVTVANVMGRSGLEGAPLHDPRAPLAPQHAVTYLIDTLRAAAPGSITLVAIGPLTNIATALTAAPEGAKAIREIVLMGGAWFERGNYTPAAEFNIFVDPEAASIVLGAGVPVTIVPRDVSLKTLITPARVAPFHALKNRCGPIVGDIFNAALAYQKRRRGVDEAPMYDPCTIGYLIDPTMYGGRRVNVAVETTGQLTLGETVVDWNGRTKRPVNALWLTDIDADRFYATLLERISRLP, encoded by the coding sequence CACGTCGCTGGCCGCGTCGATGGCCACCGTGGGCGCATCAATGGCCGGTAGCGCCTTCGCGCAAATGACGAAGACCGAAGGCGCGTCGCCGCTCACGGCCGAAGGCGCGCCGCGTCGCACAGTCATCATCGACTGCGATCCGGGTCAGGACGATGCCGTCGCGATCCTGATGGCGTTGGGCGCGAGCGACCAGATCGACCTCAAGGCGCTGACCGTCGTCGGCGGCAACGTGCCTTTGAACCTGACCGAGCGCAACGCCCGCATCGTGCGCGACTGGGCGGACAAGACCAAAACGCTGCCGGTGTACGCCGGTTGCCCGAAGCCGCTCATGCGCGAACTGGTGACGGTGGCGAACGTGATGGGCCGCTCGGGTCTCGAAGGCGCGCCGTTGCACGATCCGCGTGCGCCGCTGGCGCCGCAGCATGCCGTCACGTATCTGATCGACACGCTGCGTGCAGCGGCACCGGGCAGCATCACGCTCGTCGCCATCGGCCCGCTCACCAACATCGCCACGGCGCTGACGGCCGCGCCCGAAGGCGCAAAGGCCATCCGTGAAATCGTGTTGATGGGCGGTGCGTGGTTCGAGCGCGGCAACTACACCCCGGCCGCCGAGTTCAACATCTTCGTCGACCCGGAGGCCGCGAGCATCGTGCTCGGCGCAGGCGTGCCCGTGACTATCGTGCCGCGCGACGTCAGCCTGAAGACGCTGATCACGCCGGCACGCGTTGCCCCGTTCCATGCGCTGAAAAATCGCTGCGGTCCGATCGTCGGCGACATCTTCAATGCTGCGCTGGCGTATCAGAAGCGCCGCCGTGGCGTGGACGAAGCCCCGATGTACGACCCGTGCACCATCGGCTATCTGATCGACCCGACGATGTATGGCGGCCGTCGCGTGAATGTGGCCGTGGAGACGACGGGACAGCTCACGCTGGGTGAGACGGTGGTGGACTGGAACGGTCGCACGAAGCGTCCGGTAAACGCGCTGTGGCTCACCGATATCGACGCCGACCGCTTCTACGCCACGCTGCTCGAGCGCATTTCGCGTCTGCCGTAA